In Metarhizium brunneum chromosome 3, complete sequence, a genomic segment contains:
- the inhA_1 gene encoding Isonitrile hydratase — MSPVADSPPVKYGILLFPGFQALDAFGPIDILNMLSQTAPVHFSIIAATLEPVSTKVKPTSPTVGQSVVPTHSLDNAPEDLEVLLVPGGGGTRQLESTEPLVAFLRATYPKLRYLLTVCTGSSLAARAGLLEGKKATTNKLAYKWVVSLDDKVDWVAKARWVTDGNIWTSSGISAGIDMMYAFVSEIYGPDVAGDIARRSEYIRNTDSADDPFASLV, encoded by the exons ATGTCGCCGGTGGCCGACAGCCCTCCCGTCAAGTATGGCATCCTCCTGTTCCCCGGGTTCCAAGCGCTGGACGCCTTCGGGCCCATCGACATCCTCAACATGCTGTCGCAAACGGCGCCCGTCCACTTCTCCATCATAGCAGCCACCCTGGAGCCCGTGTCGACCAAAGTCAAGCCCACGAGCCCTACCGTCGGCCAGTCCGTCGTCCCTACGCACTCGCTGGACAACGCGCCCGAGGACCTCGAGGTGCTCCTCGTccccggcggcggaggaACGCGACAGCTCGAGTCGACAGAGCCGCTGGTTGCCTTTCTGCGGGCCACGTACCCCAAGCTCAGGTATCTGTTGACCGTGTGTACGGGGAGCTCgctggcggcgagggcgggcCTGCTGGAGGGGAAGAAGGCGACTACGAATAAGCTTGCGTACAAATGG GTTGTGAGCCTCGATGACAAGGTCGACTGGgttgccaaggccagatgGGTCACGGATGGTAATATCTGGACCTCGTCGGGCATCTCTGCGGGAATCGACATGATGTACGCCTTTGTCAGTGAGATATATGGGCCCGACGTGGCGGGCGATATTGCTCGAAGATCCGAGTATATCCGCAACACGGACTCGGCTGACGACCCCTTTGCGTCGCTGGTGTAA
- the BSD2 gene encoding Metal homeostatis protein BSD2, translated as MPGPGRYERVNEHDDDDLQSSYEPKPLHPVPSSPPPSFHSRASSLTRRNRVDPDLEDAFDDEDASDDEADDRQRLVRHNTTPSTTNLPPVDHEPSSPQPTLAQPNSSSGSRPRVVGGGVGTDGVFANMSARPERSDSEKDEQPPSYEQAAADAAPPYWETTILAPGLGGLDEVYVDGMPVGSVFSFIWNGMISTSFQLVGFLLTYLLHSTHAAKNGSRAGLGITLIQYGFYMKDSGSGDAPVMSGPDGYAAPPDPNSHDFNAGDVTDGGSTTITGSEWMGYVLMVVGWFILIKSVAEFLKARRHEQLVLQSPDRGLAVPIVAEGESPERVV; from the exons ATGCCTGGTCCCGGAAGATACGAACGG GTTAATGAAcacgatgacgacgacctcCAATCGTCGTACGAACCAAAACCTTTACACCCGGTCCccagctcgccgccgccatcattcCACTCACGAGCCTCTTCTCTGACTCGACGAAATCGTGTTGACCCGGACCTGGAAGATGCGtttgacgatgaggatgcTAGTGACGATGAAGCCGACGATAGACAACGTCTCGTGAGACATAATACCACGCCTTCTACCACCAATTTGCCGCCCGTCGATCATGAGCCGTCATCTCCCCAGCCGACGCTAGCACAACCAAATTCGTCATCGGGTTCACGACCACGAGTCGTTGGGGGCGGTGTAGGCACAGACGGTGTTTTCGCAAACATGTCGGCACGTCCTGAGAGATCAGACTCTGAGAAGGATGAACAGCCGCCG TCATATGAgcaagccgccgccgacgctgCGCCGCCATACTGGGAAACAACTATTCTGGCACCTGGCCTGGGCGGCCTGGATGAAGTCTATGTTGACGGAATGCCTGTTGGCTCAGTGTTTTCCTTCATATGGAACGGCATGATATCGACCTCTTTCCAGCTCGTTGGCTTTCTGCTCACATACCTACTCCACTCAACACATGCCGCCAAAAACGGATCGCGTGCCGGTCTAGGAATCACACTGATACAATATGGTTTCTACATGAAGGACTCTGGAAGCGGCGATGCCCCAGTGATGAGTGGCCCTGACGGCTATGCCGCTCCGCCGGATCCAAACTCACATGACTTTAACGCAGGCGATGTCACAGATGGCGGTTCGACGACGATTACTGGAAGCGAGTGGATGGGATATGTGCTGATGGTGGTAGGATGGTTTATCCTTATCAAGAGTGTGGCTGAATTCCTGAAGGCTCGAAGACATGAGCAACTAGTGCTACAGAGCCCTGATCGAGGACTGGCTGTGCCGATTGTTGCTGAGGGAGAGAGCCCCGAACGAGTGGTTTAG
- the sit1_0 gene encoding Siderophore iron transporter 1, with translation MPRSTSQTPLFGRISQSSQHVHEQTSLLPSQPDAGRVRSRAPGVARMEIVASQLTTAERAWLFFGIFLVGYAYGLESQVRSTYQPYATSSFSLHSYLSTINVLRSVIAVAVQPTAAKIADIFGRFEIVVASTLCYVVGMAIESTASSVYAFCVGAIIYQVGYTCIVLLLEVLVADFSSMRARVFFSYIPALPFVVNTWISGNVTSAVLAVTTWRWGIGMWCIIYPICSLPLITTLYKIDRRVSLPKHGAPKNFRDRWNFLGLGKSTKGLADQLDVVGLVTMVGGFSFILAPVSIIGTTTEHWRNPYVILSLGIGFVLVPIFIIWERRGAKTPLVPFHLLTDRGVWSALAVRSLLNFAWYVQGNYLYTVLIVAFDFSIGTATRILSFYSFFGVISGVIVGLVVYRVRRLKAIIVGGTILFTVAFVVLYNFPGGATARSHAGIISGQVLMGLASGLFAYPTQASIQASATRDHVAILTGLYLSFYNVGSAFGTCLAGAIWSQALYPTLKQNLAFQPNETLARDIYKSPFPIVAQYPVGTEIRSAIIESYKSVQLLLCTAGLCLCIPMIAFALALRNPKLSERQVQEDALETDEENA, from the coding sequence ATGCCGCGCTCAACGTCTCAAACACCGCTGTTCGGCCGCATCTCCCAGAGCTCCCAACATGTTCACGAACAGACATCCCTTCTGCCATCCCAGCCTGACGCCGGCCGTGTCCGAAGCCGAGCCCCTGGCGTGGCACGAATGGAAATAGTGGCATCGCAACTTACGACTGCAGAGCGAGCATGGCTTTTCTTTGGGATATTCCTCGTCGGGTATGCCTATGGTCTCGAGAGCCAAGTCCGTTCAACCTACCAGCCGTACGCTAcctcttccttctccctACACTCGTATCTGTCCACCATCAATGTGCTCCGAAGCGTcatcgccgtggccgtcCAGCCGACAGCGGCCAAAATCGCAGACATATTTGGCCGTTTTGAAATCGTAGTGGCGTCCACCCTCTGCTACGTTGTCGGCATGGCCATTGAGTCCACCGCCTCATCCGTGTATGCCTTTTGCGTCGGCGCCATCATCTATCAGGTCGGATACACTTGCAtcgtgctgctgctcgaggttCTCGTTGCCGACTTCTCATCTATGCGAGCCCGCGTGTTTTTCAGCTACATACCTGCCTTGCCCTTTGTCGTCAACACCTGGATTAGCGGCAACGTGACgtctgccgtcttggccgtgACCACTTGGCGCTGGGGTATTGGCATGTGGTGCATCATCTATCCCATTTGCTCCTTGCCCCTGATTACCACCTTGTACAAGATTGACCGCCGAGTCTCGCTGCCGAAGCACGGTGCGCCCAAGAACTTCCGCGACAGATGGAACTTTTTGGGGCTCGGAAAATCGACAAAGGGGCTGGCGGACCAGCTCGACGTCGTTGGACTCGTCACCATGGTTGGAGGATTCAGCTTTATACTCGCACCCGTCTCCATTATTGGAACGACGACTGAGCACTGGAGGAACCCCTATGTCATTTTGTCGCTCGGCATCGGCTTCGTCCTTGTGCCGATATTCATCATTTGGGAACGCCGCGGTGCCAAGACGCCCCTTGTGCCTTTCCACCTTTTGACCGATCGCGGTGTCTGGTCTGCCCTCGCTGTTCGAAGCTTGCTGAACTTTGCCTGGTATGTCCAGGGCAACTACTTGTACACGGTCCTCATCGTGGCGTTCGACTTTTCCATCGGCACGGCGACCCGCATTCTGTCTTTTTATTCCTTCTTTGGCGTTATAAGCGGCGTCATCGTAGGCCTCGTGGTCTACAGAGTTCGACGACTGAAAGCCATCATTGTCGGAGGCACGATTCTGTTCACCGTTGCCTTTGTCGTGCTTTACAACTTTCCCGGGGGCGCGACGGCTCGCTCGCACGCCGGCATCATTAGCGGGCAGGTCCTCATGGGACTTGCCAGCGGCCTCTTTGCGTACCCAACACAGGCGTCTATCCAGGCGTCGGCGACTCGCGACCACGTTGCGATCCTGACCGGCTTGTACCTGTCGTTTTATAACGTCGGCAGCGCCTTTGGCACCTGTTTAGCTGGCGCTATCTGGAGCCAAGCCCTGTATCCCACGCTGAAACAGAACCTGGCCTTTCAACCAAACGAGACGCTTGCTCGGGACATTTATAAATCACCATTTCCCATAGTGGCACAGTACCCCGTTGGCACGGAAATTCGAAGCGCCATTATCGAAAGCTACAAGTCGGTacagctgctgctgtgcaCGGCGGGATTGTGTCTGTGCATACCAATGATTGCGTTTGCCCTGGCACTGAGAAACCCCAAGCTTTCGGAGCGGCAGGTGCAAGAGGATGCGCTCGAGACAGATGAGGAGAATGCATGA
- the FUM11 gene encoding Tricarboxylate transporter FUM11, which produces MASQPQDPANPDKKKRPSALRSILAGSTAGAIEIAITYPAEFAKTRSQLNRRLAEGQKLPWPPFGKQWYAGCTTLIIGNSAKAGIRFVAFDQYKRMLADADGKLSGPRTVLAGFGAGVTESLLAVTPTESIKTTLIDDKKSPKPRMRGFLHAVPIIARERGIRGFFQGFVPTTARQAANSATRFGSYTFLKQMAESYTAPGEKLGAVGTFAMGGLAGLVTVFVTQPLDTIKTRMQSIEARQQYGNTFRCATMIFKQEGVLTFWSGALPRLARLVLSGGIVFTMYEKSMELFDRLDPEMKYI; this is translated from the exons ATGGCGTCGCAACCGCAGGATCCCGCGAACccggacaagaagaagaggcccAGCGCTCTGCGGTCAATTCTGGCGGGCTCGACTGCTGGGGCCATCGAGATTG CCATTACATATCCTGCGGAAT TCGCCAAGACCAGATCGCAGCTGAATAGGCGGTTGGCCGAGGGCCAGAAattgccctggccgccgttTGGAAAGCAATGGTACGCAGGATGCACCACGCTCATCATTGGCAactcggccaaggctggcatcC GCTTCGTCGCATTCGACCAGTACAAGAGGATGCTTGCCGACGCTGATGGAAAGCTGTCTGGCCCGCGAAccgtcctcgccggcttTGGAGCTGGTGTCACAGAATCACTGCTGGCCGTGACGCCGACGGAGAGCATCAAGACGACCCT CATCGACGACAAAAAGTCCCCCAAACCCCGGATGCGCGGGTTCCTGCATGCCGTGCCCATCATTGCGCGCGAACGCGGCATCCGCGGCTTCTTCCAGGGCTTCgtgccgacgacggcgcgCCAGGCGGCCAACAGCGCCACCCGCTTCGGCTCGTACACCTTTCTCAAGCAAATGGCCGAGTCGTACACGGCGCCTGGGGAGAAGCTCGGCGCCGTGGGCACCTTTGCCATGGGCGGGCTCGCCGGGCTGGTGACGGTGTTTGTCACGCAGCCCCTGGACACCATCAAGACGCGGATGCAGAGCATCGAGGCTCGCCAGCAGTATGGAAACACGTTCCGCTGTGCGACCATGATCTTCAAGCAGGAGGGCGTGTTGACCTTTTGGAGCGGTGCCTTGCCTCGGCTGGCGAGGTTGGTCTTGAGTGGCGGCATTGTGTTTACCATGTACGAGAAGAGTATGGAGCTGTTCGACAGGCTGGATCCGGAAATGAAGTATATCTGA